From a single bacterium genomic region:
- a CDS encoding DUF86 domain-containing protein, protein MRNRLVHGYASVDHDIVWDVVAGDLTEVIDSLEEPFADSSASD, encoded by the coding sequence ATGCGGAATCGTCTGGTTCACGGCTACGCCTCGGTGGACCACGACATCGTCTGGGATGTCGTTGCGGGCGACCTGACCGAGGTCATCGACTCCCTCGAAGAACCGTTCGCGGACAGCTCGGCCTCCGACTGA